The nucleotide sequence GGGGATCGTGAAGGTCTCGCCGAAGCGGCCGTTGAAGCGCTCGGCGAGGTCGCGGGTGAGCTCGATGTGCTGGCGCTGGTCCTCGCCGACCGGCACCTCGTTCGCCTGGTACAGCAGGATGTCCGCGACCTGGAGGATCGGGTACGTGAAGAGGCCGACGCTCGCACGGTCGGCGCCCTGCTTGGCGGACTTGTCCTTGAACTGGGTCATGCGGGAGGCCTCGCCGAAGCCGGTGAGGCAGTTCATGACCCAGCCGAGCTGGGCGTGCTCGGGGACGTGGCTCTGGACGAAGAGGGTGCAGCGTTCCGGGTCGAGACCGGCGGCGAGCAGCTGCGCCGTGGCGAGCCGGGTGTTGGCGCGCAGGTCCGCGGGGTTCTGCGCGACGGTGATCGCGTGCAGGTCGACGACCATGTAGAAGGCGTCGTGGGACTCCTGCAGAGCCACCCACTGGCGGACCGCGCCGAGGTAGTTGCCGAGGTGGAACGAGCCGGCGGTGGGCTGGATGCCGGACAGCACGCGAGGGCGATCAGAGGCCATGCTCACCATTCTCTCAGGTATCCGGGCCCGCTCCGGAACCCGACCGTAAACGGATCTGCCACGGACGGGAACCGATCCGGCTCGGGCGGTGTACCAATTTTGTGAGAACGCGGGAGGGGGGCCGCATCGTCGATGAGGCCGCGGTGATCGCACGCGTACGCGCCGGGGAGCCGGAGGCGTATGCGGAGCTGGTGCGCGCCCACACGGGCATCGCGCTGCGGGCGGCCCGGGCACTCGGCGCCGGTGCGGACGCGGAGGACGTGGTGCAGCAGGCCTTCTTCAAGGCGTACTGCTCACTGGGCCGCTTCCGGGACGGCGCCCTGTTCCGGCCGTGGCTGCTGTCGATCGTGGCCAATGAGACGAGGAACACAGTGCGGACAGCAGGGCGCCAGCGGTCCCTGGCCGACCGCGAGGCGGCCTTCGTCGAGGCCGAGCCGTTGATACCGCCCTCGGCGGACCCGGCGGTCGCCACGCTGGAGATAGAGCGCCGCGTCGCGCTCCTGGGCGCCCTGGAGAAGCTGAGCGAGGAACACCGGCTGGTCGTCACCTACCGCTACCTGCTGGAGATGGACGAGCCCGAGACGGCCGCCGCCCTGGGCTGGCCCCGGGGCACGGTGAAGTCCCGCCTGAGCCGGGCACTGCGCAAGCTGGGCCGTCTGCTGCCGGAGTTCGAGCCGGGCGAAGCCCTTGGGAAGGGGAGAGGAGGCGAGAGGGGTGAGTGAGCCGGACCGGCTTGACGGGAACGAGGGGCCGGAGCGAGACCGGAGCGGCGGGATCACGGAGGGTGAGGGTCGTGACGGCCGGTTGCCCGAGGAGTTGCGGGCGCTCGGGCGGGCGCTTGACCGGCCGGGGGCCGACGGGGACGAGACCATGGTCGAGCGGGTCCTGCAGCAGATACTCGCCGTGGGGGTACCACCCACGCCCTCCAGGCAGTGGGGGAGGGTGCCGACCCCGGTGGCCGAGCCGCCGGGTGCCGGTGAGCGGCTGCGGGCGGTGCGCCGGTGGGCCGGGCTCCGCTGGCGCGCGCTGACGACCGCGCTGTGCGGGCTGCTCACGGTGCTCGTCCTTACCCCTCCGGTGCGGGCGGCCGTGGCCGACTGGTTCAGCTTCGGCGGGGTCGAGGTGCGGTACGACCCGTCGGCGGCACCTTCGCCCGGGGCCGGGGTGCCGGGCTGCCCGGACCCGGTTCCGCTCGCCGAGGCCGGGCGGCGGGCGGGGTTCGCTCCGCTCGTGCCGCGTGCGCTGGGCGCCCCGGACGCGGTGTCCGTGACGCGTGCGCCGAAGGACCGCTTCGTGATCACCCTCTGCTGGGACGAGCGGGGACACACCGTCCGCCTCGACGAGTACGCCGCTCGGCTGGCACCCGAGTACGGCAAGACCGTGGCGGGTGCGCAGGCCGTCGAGTGGGTCGATCTGGGCGGGGGCGCATACGACGCGTTGTGGTTCCCGGAGCCGCACCTCCTGCGCTTCTGGATGACCTCCGAGGACGGCTCCCGCTTCACCCGCTCCGAGCGCACCGCGGGGCCCACCCTGCTGTGGGTCCACGACGACGAGTTCACGCTGCGGCTGGAGGGCGTGGCGTCGAAGGCGCGGGCGCGGGAGATCGCGGAGTCATTGGACTGATCGGTCCCGTCGGGGTGGGAACCCCGGCGGTCCGAGCGGTGTACCAGGAGTGACACCGCGAGTGCGGACGGGCCGCACCGGGATCGATCGGGGATGTCGGATGATGCGTGAACTGCGACAACTGGCGGCGACGGTGGGCGCGTTGATGACCGCTCTGGCCCTGCTCCTGCTGGGGGCTCCGCCATCGGCGGCGGGCGGGCCGACCAGCGTGCTGCTGGTCTCGCCGACCAGCCGGCGGACGGCTTCGCTGTACGCCACAGAGAAGCAGTACGACCGTCTGGTGAAGCTCCTGGCCCCCACGGGCTCCGCCCTCGACGCGAACGGGGAGGAGGCTCCGGAGTGGGCGAGGGGGGACACAGCGGGAGATCAGATCAGTGAGATGGTCACCGTGACGTGGATGATCCACGACGTGACGCCCTGGCGGGTGGACCAGCTGTATACGGCCTCGCCCGACACCAAGGACGTCTGGATCCATACGGACCTGGACATCGCGAAGGACACCGGTGCTTCGGACGACGGCGTCTGGAACAAGGCGGAGCAATCGGAGGAGCTGCGCGGGCTGCTTCAAGGACTCGGGGTGCTGGGCGAGGCTTCCGGCAGCCCGGAGCAGAGCGAGCCGTCCTCGGCCGACGCGCTCTCAGGGGCTGGGGTCGACGCCGATGAGACGGCTGCCGACGCACGGGCCGGGGCAGACGCACCCGATCTGACCGACCGGGCCCGCTGGGCGATACCCGCCCTGGCCCTGGGCCTGCTCCTCGGCTCCGGGGGCGCCACGCTCCTGCTGCGCCGCGCGGCGGCCCGGCACGAGTCCGGACCGCCGCGGGAGCCTCGTCAGGAACTGCTGGACGCCTGACCGGCTGCGCCGAGGTGGTCAGCCGAGGTCGATCTCCGGGTACAGCGGGAAGCCGGCGACGAGGTCGGTGGCCCGGCGGGAGATCTCGTCGGAGACCTTCGCGTCGAGGACGTGCTGGGCCTTGGAGGGCGCACCCGACTTGGTGGTGCCGGGCTCCGTGGTGGTGAGGACACGGTCGATGAGGCCGGCGACCTCGTCCATCTCGGCGGTGCCCAGACCACGCGTGGTCAGCGCGGGCGTACCGATGCGGATGCCGGAGGTGTACCAGGCACCGTTGGGGTCGGCCGGGATGGCGTTGCGGTTGGTGACGATGCCTGAGTCGAGCAGCGCGGCCTCGGCCTGGCGGCCGGTGAGGCCGTAGGAGGTGGTGTCGATCAGGTTGAGGTGGTTGTCGGTGCCGCCGGTGACCAGGGTGGCGCCCCGGCGCATCAGGCCCTCCGCCAGTGCCCGGGAGTTGTCGACGATGCGCTGGGCGTAGTCCTGGAAGGCGGGCCGGCGGGCCTCGGCGAGGGCGACGGCCTTGGCGGCCATGACATGCGGGAGGGGGCCGCCGAGGACCATCGGGCAGCCGCGGTCGACCTGGTCCTTGAGGGAGTCGTCGCACAGGACCATGCCGCCGCGCGGGCCGCGCAGCGACTTGTGGGTGGTCGTGGTGACGATCTGGGCGTGCGGCACCGGGTCGAAGTCGCCGGTGAGGACCTTGCCGGCGACGAGGCCCGCGAAGTGCGCCATGTCCACCATCAGAGTGGCGCCGACCTCGTCGGCGATCTCGCGCATGATCCGGAAGTTCACGAGACGGGGGTAGGCGGAGTAGCCGGCGACGATGATCAGCGGCTTGAAGTCACGGGCGGATGCGCGCAGGGCCTCGTAGTCGATGAGGCCGGTGGCGGCGTCGGTGCCGTAGGACCGCTGGTCGAACATCTTGCCGGAGATGTTCGGGCGGAA is from Streptomyces sp. NBC_01314 and encodes:
- the trpS gene encoding tryptophan--tRNA ligase, producing the protein MASDRPRVLSGIQPTAGSFHLGNYLGAVRQWVALQESHDAFYMVVDLHAITVAQNPADLRANTRLATAQLLAAGLDPERCTLFVQSHVPEHAQLGWVMNCLTGFGEASRMTQFKDKSAKQGADRASVGLFTYPILQVADILLYQANEVPVGEDQRQHIELTRDLAERFNGRFGETFTIPKPYILKETAKIYDLQDPAIKMSKSASTPKGLINLLDDPKVTAKKVKSAVTDTDTVIRFDTAEKPGVSNLLSIYSTLTGTGIGELEQKYVGKGYGALKTDLAEAMVEFVTPFRERTQQYLDDPETLDSILAEGAEKARAVAAETLSQAYDRVGFLPAKH
- a CDS encoding RNA polymerase sigma factor produces the protein MRTREGGRIVDEAAVIARVRAGEPEAYAELVRAHTGIALRAARALGAGADAEDVVQQAFFKAYCSLGRFRDGALFRPWLLSIVANETRNTVRTAGRQRSLADREAAFVEAEPLIPPSADPAVATLEIERRVALLGALEKLSEEHRLVVTYRYLLEMDEPETAAALGWPRGTVKSRLSRALRKLGRLLPEFEPGEALGKGRGGERGE
- a CDS encoding glycine hydroxymethyltransferase; translated protein: MSAEPLSHESTAFRAALDVIRAVEPRVADAIGQEVTDQREMLKLIASENYASPATLLAMGNWFSDKYAEGTVGRRFYAGCRNVDTVESLAAEHARELFGARHAYVQPHSGIDANLVAFWAVLADRVEVPFLEKTGVRQVNDLSEADWAELRQAFGNQRMLGMSLDAGGHLTHGFRPNISGKMFDQRSYGTDAATGLIDYEALRASARDFKPLIIVAGYSAYPRLVNFRIMREIADEVGATLMVDMAHFAGLVAGKVLTGDFDPVPHAQIVTTTTHKSLRGPRGGMVLCDDSLKDQVDRGCPMVLGGPLPHVMAAKAVALAEARRPAFQDYAQRIVDNSRALAEGLMRRGATLVTGGTDNHLNLIDTTSYGLTGRQAEAALLDSGIVTNRNAIPADPNGAWYTSGIRIGTPALTTRGLGTAEMDEVAGLIDRVLTTTEPGTTKSGAPSKAQHVLDAKVSDEISRRATDLVAGFPLYPEIDLG